One region of Mangifera indica cultivar Alphonso chromosome 3, CATAS_Mindica_2.1, whole genome shotgun sequence genomic DNA includes:
- the LOC123211063 gene encoding receptor-like cytosolic serine/threonine-protein kinase RBK2: MESHNVKETLDSPRAGSPDSTNGNVNSETQDTTSDDVEKKVANVIGRSRGGISGSWSSEDISSLTKENEEGINECSPGEALVEGNDGCSDVEEGVLHGLRSTESETAFSKASTSDSEDLHQRRRYSPLYLSGFFGMLKKRSGIKFQAFPYRINVPKIPGKKSKRITDTTTLLLNPPLDAELYCLRSSWKNFSLEELQNATNGFSPENLIGQGGYAEVFRGELPSGQLVAIKRLTKGSTEDMATDFLSELGTIVHVDHPNIAKVIGYGVEEGMHLVLQLSPHGSLASLLYDSKEKLNWNIRYKIAVGTANGLSYLHEGCQRRIIHKDIKASNILLSEDFEPQISDFGLSKWLPDQWTHHTVSKVEGTFGYLPPELIIDGIVDEKTDVYAYGVLLLELITGKQALDCSQKSLVTWAKPLIQKNNLKELVDPTLGDAYDMEQLQRLALTAFMCVHQCSDNRPQMSQVLQHLQSAEGLLELVEESLSSESFIRTDSDELLDANEINTSMSLDDLNRHMEIVLGSPTDI, from the exons ATGGAGTCTCATAATGTGAAAGAGACTCTTGATTCACCTAG GGCTGGTTCTCCAGACAGCACTAATGGAAATGTTAACAGTGAGACTCAGGATACAACCAGTGATGATGTTGAAAAGAAGGTTGCAAACGTTATTGGAAGAAGTAGAGGTGGAATCTCTGGCTCTTGGTCATCCGAGG ATATTTCTTCTTTAACCAAGGAGAATGAGGAGGGTATTAATGAATGCTCTCCAGGAGAAGCCCTTGTGGAAGGCAATGATGGATGCTCTGATGTAGAGGAAGGTGTTCTGCATGGCTTAAGAAGCACAGAATCTGAAACAGCTTTTTCCAAGGCTAGTACTTCTGACTCTGAAGATCTCCACCAACGCCGCCGCTACAGTCCTCTATATTTGTCTGGCTTCTTTGGTATGCTGAAAAAACGATCTGGAATAAAATTTCAAGCTTTCCCTTATCGAATAAATGTCCCCAAGATCCCcggaaaaaaatcaaaaaggaTTACAGATACCACGACTCTGTTACTGAATCCTCCTTTGGATGCTGAACTATATTGTTTGAGATCTTCCTGGAAGAACTTTTCCCTCGAGGAACTCCAAAATGCAACCAATGGCTTCAGCCCTG agaatttgattgggcAAGGAGGCTATGCTGAAGTTTTCAGAGGGGAATTGCCAAGTGGGCAACTTGTTGCAATAAAAAGGCTAACAAAGGGTTCCACTGAAGATATGGCAACAGACTTTTTATCTGAGCTTGGAACTATAGTCCATGTTGATCATCCCAATATTGCTAAAGTGATTGGTTATGGGGTTGAAGAAGGCATGCACCTTGTTCTGCAATTATCTCCGCATGGGAGCCTGGCATCATTACTATATG ACTCAAAGGAAAAACTGAATTGGAACATCAGATATAAGATTGCTGTGGGGACTGCCAATGGCCTTTCATATCTTCATGAGGGATGTCAAAGGAGAATTATCCATAAAGATATCAAGGCTTCGAACATATTGCTCTCAGAGGATTTTGAGCCTCAG ATTTCTGACTTTGGGTTGTCAAAATGGCTACCGGATCAGTGGACTCATCACACTGTATCCAAAGTCGAAGGCACATTCGG TTACCTTCCTCCTGAGTTAATCATAGATGGCATAGTAGATGAAAAAACAGATGTTTATGCTTATGGAGTACTACTATTAGAGCTCATCACCGGAAAGCAAGCTTTGGACTGTTCACAGAAAAGCCTTGTAACGTGG GCCAAACCTTTGATCCAAAAGAATAACTTGAAGGAGCTGGTTGATCCCACACTAGGCGACGCCTATGACATGGAACAATTGCAACGGTTGGCCTTGACAGCTTTCATGTGCGTGCATCAGTGTTCAGACAATCGACCCCAAATGAGCCAG GTTCTGCAACATTTACAGAGTGCAGAAGGCCTATTGGAACTTGTTGAGGAAAGCCTGAGCTCGGAAAGCTTTATCAGGACAGACTCAGATGAGCTTCTTGATGCCAATGAAATCAACACATCCATGAGCTTAGATGATCTGAATCGACACATGGAGATTGTTTTGGGATCGCCTACTGATATTTAA
- the LOC123211045 gene encoding probable prolyl 4-hydroxylase 4 → MSITSLSVLLLFALSVSSLIHESSGSFLAPPSSIVSPSKVTLISWKPRAFVYEGFLTDLECDHLISLAKSELKRSAVADNLSGESKLSEVRTSSGMFIPKGKDAIIAGIEDKISTWSFLPKENGEGIQVLRYEPGQKYDPHYDYFADTVNIARGGHRIVTVLMYLTDVAKGGETVFPNAEEPPHHRAPATDEDLSECAKRGIAVKPRKGDALLFFSLHPTAIPDTNSLHGGCPVIEGEKWSATKWIHVNSFDKIVEPAGNCTDLNVSCERWAALGECTNNAEYMMGTTEFLGYCRRSCKVC, encoded by the exons ATGTCTATCACGTCGCTCTCTGTGCTTCTCCTCTTCGCCCTCTCGGTCTCGTCTCTAATTCACGAATCTTCCGGCTCCTTCCTGGCGCCACCGAGCTCTATCGTCAGTCCGTCTAAAGTCACATTAATATCTTGGAAACCTAG AGCTTTCGTTTACGAAGGTTTTCTCACGGATTTGGAATGTGATCATTTGATCTCTCTT GCAAAATCTGAGCTGAAGAGATCAGCAGTTGCGGATAATTTGAGTGGAGAAAGCAAGCTAAGTGAAGTTCGAACAAGTTCTGGAATGTTCATTCCTAAAGGAAAG GATGCTATTATTGCTGGTATAGAGGACAAGATTTCAACATGGTCCTTTCTTCCCAAAG AAAATGGGGAAGGCATACAAGTCCTGAGATATGAACCTGGACAGAAATATGATCCACACTATGACTACTTTGCTGATACGGTTAATATTGCTCGAGGTGGACATCGTATAGTTACTGTTCTCATGTATCTTACTGACGTTGCTAAAGGTGGTGAAACAGTATTTCCCAATGCAGAG GAGCCTCCACATCACAGAGCCCCTGCAACAGATGAAGACCTCTCAGAATGTGCAAAGAGAGGAATCGCAG TAAAACCGCGAAAAGGAGATGCTCTTCTTTTCTTCAGTCTCCATCCTACTGCCATTCCAGACACAAACAGTCTCCATGGTGGATGCCCTGTGATTGAAGGAGAGAAATGGTCAGCGACAAAGTGGATTCATGTTAACTCATTTGACAAGATCGTGGAACCTGCGGGGAACTGCACAGATCTGAATGTAAGCTGTGAGAGATGGGCTGCCCTTGGTGAGTGTACCAACAACGCAGAGTATATGATGGGAACTACAGAGTTTCTTGGCTACTGTAGAAGGAGCTGTAAAGTATGTTAG